A region of the Montipora foliosa isolate CH-2021 chromosome 8, ASM3666993v2, whole genome shotgun sequence genome:
TTGCTCTTCAATATGTGATTTTTGTTCTGGAGTGACAAACAACTTTCTTTTGATTTTATCTGCCCTTTCTTTGATCTCCGATAGGGACACAGGTTGGCATTTAGGGGGACTTATTAACTTATCCCCGACTTCTCTGTTATGCTGTGATTTGGAGACAGAAGAGTCCTGGTAACTTTCCTGGCATGTGAAACTGACAGTTTCTTGTAATTCAATTTCCATACAATAAGGCAAATCTATGTCATTTCATTGTTCACCTTCACATGGAGTGTCCAAGGTTGGCTCACAATTTTGGGATTCAGCATTTTGACCATTTTGACTAGGCATACCTATCAGATGAAAAATAGGGGGAATGCTGTCTCTTTGATTTGcaatcaaaatgtcattttttaGCTTAAGTTTCTTCTCCAAGCTTCTGTCTTGTGAAATATCATACTTGAACACTTTATTAGCAAAACTTACAGATGGTTTAACTGTCTTGGAAGAGGGTTTGGTTCCAAATTTAGCTTTGTAAATATGAAGATCTTCTACCATCTTTGGCTCACAGTTTGCACCTTTAGGGTCAGTCCACTTGCACTTCATATCTGTGCATGTTGGGTCAGCAGGCAACTCTTCATATCCCTCTGCAATTATATCACAGAGAACAAACAAAACAGCACCAATATGACTACAGTCTTTTCTTAGACCAACTGTACAGGTACAGTGTGTGTAGACAGGTTTTGCTGAGCTCCTTTGTATAATAACGTAAACCAGCTTTGTCTCATCTTGATCAGTAGAAAATGATGGATTAACAGCAGCTCGAATGGCACACAGTCTGGTGTCACATGGTACTGTTTGAGTCCTGTAATAAGAGGAAGATTAATGGTTATATTTTGACCTTAAGTGTAAATTTTAATGACTGTATTAAAACTTAATACACAAAAAAACCGGATTTTTCCTCTCACAAATGTCAACGAACTTCAACAGaatatgaaaaaaaggaagCTTTCAACAAAGTGTCAGAACAAAGAATACCCTGTATGAAGCAAAGATAATAGTCAGATATCATTTAAACTTCGCAGTAGTAATAACAACCTATCAACAAGCATGTATACCTCAGAGAGTGAACGCCTTCCTTATGCTCCCATGAGCGAAGAGTTTTGTATTTCTTTACTTCCTCGTCCTTGAAACCACTGCCAATCAAAAAACGTTTCACATCCTGAATATCGATGTTCTCGGGAAGAGCAGAAATTGATTTTCCCCAGTTCCGAAGCTTCTGCAGGTATGGAAGCCACGCTGTTTCCTCGTCGTCGATCTCATTACAACTTCGCTTTTTCCCCGTCGAGTTGTTGCCACAAGTTGAGATGTTCAGCTCGTTGCAAACAATGCTTACCAAAGCTTTTTTCCCCAAAGTTGTTGAAAAGCAATTTAACTGAGATGCTAATCGTTTCAAATCCACCTTTCCGAGCTTTGAAACGTCCGAATAAGTATGAAATTTTGATAAGTCGTAGTTTGCTCGACacgccgccatatttgtttacaCCGTCAGCTGTTCCTCTTGCCCCCCAAGGACCAAAGGATTATGGGACATGTGGAAATGGagaataccgtatttactcgaataagtgccgccctcgaataagcgccgcatctgggacaaaaaagttaataagcgccgccctcgaataagcaccgcaccgccgatgcggcgcttatttgaGGAATTTCGTAtcaccaggaaaaacactataaattgtTCCACAACAACAAAGGAGTTAGCTCTCACCGCTGATATCTTCGCTCtcgttatcatgaaactctcgggttttttttcaccgcgtgaatttctctcgtaattctagatttactatcagtttagtatcagtccataggaaaattaacagatagaaagtataccgttgaataaaagtatagaaaaaataaattggtctgATACAATggttaaataagcgccgccctcgaataagcgccgcactagtggcgcgaaaaattaaataagcgccgcggcgcttattcgagtaaacaTGGTATTTTAGTGGCCACATGTGCACATTTCGTCATCGTCACTACGTCATCCACATGTCAAGATCATTGtcaccttttgtgttattttcgtTTGTTTCCCGAAGGGTATACGTATACCAAGGAATTTCTACTATTGATCGCCTGGTTTCGCTTTCAAAGGTTGATTTCCATTTAGTCATTATTACCTGTTAGAGCCTTTATATAGGGTAGATATCTTTTTACATTCACTACTTTTCTTATTCAATGTGCCAGCCACAAGAACAAAAGACCCTCTGTTTCCACAGCCATTGAGGTTCTGGCTGgcacattagggagcttaagacctacgacggcgacgtcaacgaaaacgtcacctcaaaatagaactttgctttatcataagtctttcgcgattattccacctCGTTCACGTCGcgcaatgtgggcgaagtatcctgaaaataaattggtactagcggtttcagactgaaaatagagaatgaaagactCTCTGTTGCATGgtaacgttgtcgtcaaaacctaaaatttagtgatttaacgttgtcgtcatgcagagaaccacAAAAATATgagcagcacgattatttttgctcttttaaccaatgatatcattgttttctggcgttttcgacgacgtcgtcgtcgtagatcttaagctccctaaaataatattaatgacaatagacctctttagcttgtacattttgttttcccatttcaggcAACGGGATGTTAatctagggaaaactttctttcaaatgtcgtcctatgcacgtgaatatgtacgcataacttatgaaagaacaaaaggaaaattcccttgagaacatcacgtggtctgaaatgggaaaacaaaacgtacaagctataaaagaggtctattggtgacatcaacaatatcttccctattgtcATTGTAATCGGTTTCATAAAAGGTGTTCGGTGTTAAGTGAGGGTTTTTATCGGCTACAAAACGAGTCAAAACTACCGTGGTGCTAGTGGCACCGAATGATACCTCGAAATTTAGTTTGAAATTCCTTTTAAATTGGATAGACTCTTTACATTAACTAACGGATAAAATATTTCTACTGATTTTCGAAATCAGAAAGTGAAATTGAGACCAAAACAAGGTACACATTACATTTCGCGAGTTTCAGTGAACAAGTCCCTGATTTCTCAAAACTAATCGTACCGTATATCGTTAACGCACTTTCCAACTACCTCTTTCTCATCTTCTGATTCTCCTCTTGGCAAATTGTATCCTAGGATCTTTTGAAGCTGCACCAGTTAAAGACAACGCACTATTATTTTTGTCACAAGAAAGGTACATTCTGACTCCTGAAGCGGTCTCCCAAGAATATGTATGTACTTTGCCATGCAGTTTATCGTCAAGGAACAAAAACGAGCCATCAGCAGATGGACAATTCTGCCTCTGTGAGtgatttcaataaaaaaagaTTGCTCCGTTAGAATTCGATCGATAAAAACGAAGACCGTAACCTTGTAAAGAGGACTTATCAAACGGTACGGTAGTTACATGATTGTCATAGCCCTGAGGGGACATTTGACACGTCTTTTAGCAAGGAACAAAGACTTGAATCTCATAACGCACAGCATCTGGATTGGACATGCATAGGAAATGGATAAATCCCGAGTACAATTCTGTtccaatgatgctttgaaagatTTTCAGGTTCTTCCAATTtgagacgaaaaaaaaaaaggttctttaCATGGAATGTTTGCTGCCGTCATTgctttacattttgtttctcatttacatacgagtttgcttgcagatttacaaattgactttaaaagataaaatgacttgCTAATTAAACTTAGTTCAATCTCCAATATTTTGAGCCCTTTAGCTTTGATCACGAGctagttattagccatcaaaaccCCAAACGAATTCTTGGATGGCAAAGGCGAACGAAATATCTAGAATGTCATATTTTCAGAGACAGTTATTTAATATGcgatgcactttcaatattcagtacttgaTTCTCGGCTGATTGGTTAGAAAATGATAGCCTtctgctaatgaggcaaaaaatgtaaacaacttAATTAAAATAAGATTCCCCTAGTTTAAatttaatctcgtacccagatctcccacggtcatacggaagggagttctggtaaagttcgatttcgagcatgctcagtgatagcgaggcccgaaatacgggcttttctttcactgcgcatattcgtactctctgttgtgattctGGGTgtttttgcggaataaacatggatttcgagagtattcttgaagagattcttttgggtagaggacaaggaaaccttgaacttaagccgaaacagaaagaagcgctacaggcgattgtttttaaaaggtcgagattgtttaattgtcggagcaactgcagaatcactgaaacgagcgcttaggcttaatcaataaacgagtgctattttcttcacacgatctcgcgcaaagtgtagttagccaaaccgtaaattgaaagctaaaatgttaaagagggtttaggcctaatcactgaaacgaacgcttaggtttaatcagtaaacgagtgctattttctccacataatctcgtgaaaagtgtagttaaccaaaccgtaaattgaaagcgaaaatacTAAAGTGTGCTTAGatctaatcactgcaacgagtgctattttcttgacacgatctcgtcaaaaatgtagttaatctaaccgtaaaattcacaattgatcactacttaattcgcgagtcacgctttaagaacgagaattactgttttgaataaattacatacttcaacttgaatttattattttctgcgtaccgcgtagtaagctacgcagaactttattcgagtggcagggtacgtggggctttcgt
Encoded here:
- the LOC137968828 gene encoding uncharacterized protein, with the protein product MAACRANYDLSKFHTYSDVSKLGKVDLKRLASQLNCFSTTLGKKALVSIVCNELNISTCGNNSTGKKRSCNEIDDEETAWLPYLQKLRNWGKSISALPENIDIQDVKRFLIGSGFKDEEVKKYKTLRSWEHKEGVHSLRTQTVPCDTRLCAIRAAVNPSFSTDQDETKLVYVIIQRSSAKPVYTHCTCTVGLRKDCSHIGAVLFVLCDIIAEGYEELPADPTCTDMKCKWTDPKGANCEPKMVEDLHIYKAKFGTKPSSKTVKPSVSFANKVFKYDISQDRSLEKKLKLKNDILIANQRDSIPPIFHLIGMPSQNGQNAESQNCEPTLDTPCEGEQ